One genomic window of Terriglobia bacterium includes the following:
- a CDS encoding methyltransferase domain-containing protein: protein MSKRVCPWWLGYVLANPVRGWMTDRRKLLAPYVREGMTVLEPGPGMGFFTMELARLVGPSGRVIAVDLQEKMLRALKRKAKTAGLLDRIEARLVPAESMELDDIAGSVDFTLAFAVVHEMPSCEKFFAEVAVASRSGAKMLLVEPAGHVSESEFAEELRLADKAGFVVSGRPGISRSQAAELSRR, encoded by the coding sequence ATGAGCAAGCGTGTGTGTCCGTGGTGGCTGGGATATGTCCTGGCGAATCCGGTTCGGGGTTGGATGACGGATCGGAGAAAGCTGCTGGCGCCGTATGTGAGGGAAGGGATGACGGTGCTGGAGCCGGGGCCAGGAATGGGATTCTTCACGATGGAGTTGGCGAGACTGGTGGGACCGAGCGGGCGAGTGATCGCGGTGGACTTGCAGGAGAAGATGCTGCGAGCGCTGAAACGCAAGGCGAAGACGGCGGGGCTGCTGGACCGGATCGAGGCGCGGCTGGTTCCGGCGGAGTCGATGGAGTTGGATGACATTGCGGGAAGCGTCGACTTCACGCTGGCGTTTGCAGTGGTGCACGAGATGCCGTCGTGCGAGAAGTTTTTCGCGGAAGTAGCGGTAGCCTCGCGGAGCGGCGCGAAGATGCTGCTAGTGGAACCGGCGGGGCATGTGAGTGAGTCGGAGTTTGCGGAGGAGTTGCGGTTGGCGGACAAAGCCGGGTTCGTGGTGAGCGGGAGGCCTGGGATCTCCCGGAGCCAAGCGGCGGAGTTGAGCAGGAGATAA